In one window of Propionispora hippei DSM 15287 DNA:
- the fumC gene encoding class II fumarate hydratase produces the protein MEYRIEKDSMGEIKVPADKLWGAQTQRSFENFQIGTEKIPAELVTVFGVLKKAAALVNQELGLLDDVRADAIIRACDDLLADKLAGNFPLAVWQTGSGTQFNMNINEVVAHRAEQILAEAGANVKVHPNDHVNRSQSSNDIFPTALHVAGLTLVRKQLLPALDGLIGTLAAKAAEFKDVVKIGRTHLMDATPLTLGQEISGWVGMLERNKIMLTTGLDFLRNLAMGGTAVGTGINTHPDFAVKVAAAISRLTGEAFQTSPNKFHALTSKDEMTVVHGMLKALAADLMKIANDVRWLASGPRCGIGEITIPENEPGSSIMPSKVNPTQAEALTMIVTQVFGNDTTVAFAASQGNFQLNVFMPVIAYNFIQTVRLLSDGMNSFNRNCAVGIEPNRNKIAHNLQQSLILITGLVPLIGYDKAAEIAKKAAHEGITLKAAALATGYVNEADYDYHMDPARLIQSNK, from the coding sequence AGAACTGGTGACGGTATTTGGCGTGCTTAAAAAGGCGGCAGCTTTAGTCAATCAGGAACTGGGGCTGTTGGATGATGTCCGGGCCGATGCCATTATCCGGGCTTGCGACGATCTGTTGGCGGATAAGCTGGCGGGAAATTTTCCGCTGGCCGTGTGGCAGACCGGCAGCGGCACACAGTTTAATATGAATATCAATGAAGTAGTGGCCCACCGGGCCGAACAAATTCTGGCGGAAGCGGGGGCCAACGTAAAGGTCCATCCCAACGACCATGTCAATCGCTCGCAAAGTTCCAACGATATTTTCCCCACGGCGCTCCATGTGGCAGGGCTTACCCTGGTCCGCAAGCAATTGTTGCCGGCACTGGACGGACTGATTGGGACGCTGGCGGCTAAAGCGGCGGAATTCAAGGATGTCGTTAAGATCGGCCGGACCCACTTGATGGATGCCACGCCGCTAACCTTAGGCCAGGAAATCAGTGGCTGGGTGGGGATGCTGGAACGGAATAAAATCATGCTGACCACGGGACTTGATTTTTTACGCAATCTGGCGATGGGCGGCACGGCGGTAGGAACCGGGATCAATACGCACCCGGACTTTGCCGTTAAGGTAGCGGCTGCGATTAGCCGGCTTACCGGCGAGGCGTTTCAGACTTCGCCCAATAAGTTTCATGCCCTTACCAGCAAGGACGAAATGACGGTGGTGCACGGCATGCTGAAAGCGCTGGCGGCGGATCTGATGAAAATTGCCAACGATGTGCGCTGGCTGGCCAGCGGTCCGCGCTGCGGGATCGGGGAAATTACCATTCCGGAAAACGAGCCGGGCAGCTCCATTATGCCGTCCAAGGTAAACCCAACCCAGGCAGAAGCGCTGACCATGATTGTGACGCAGGTTTTTGGCAATGATACGACCGTTGCCTTTGCCGCTAGCCAGGGTAATTTTCAGCTGAACGTATTTATGCCTGTCATTGCCTATAATTTCATTCAAACTGTACGCCTGTTAAGCGACGGAATGAATTCCTTCAACCGCAACTGCGCGGTGGGGATAGAACCAAACCGGAATAAGATCGCTCATAATCTGCAGCAATCGCTTATTTTGATTACCGGACTGGTGCCTTTAATCGGCTATGACAAAGCGGCGGAAATTGCCAAGAAAGCCGCCCACGAAGGGATTACGCTAAAGGCAGCGGCTTTGGCTACCGGCTATGTGAACGAGGCGGACTATGATTATCATATGGACCCGGCCCGTCTGATTCAATCCAATAAATGA
- a CDS encoding cob(I)yrinic acid a,c-diamide adenosyltransferase, which yields MIYTRTGDKGTTSLLDGTRIRKNSIRVESYGTIDELNSLLGFGKHFVPEQEIVARIHIIQKELFAVASELADPQGKTYASHLSNTEIERFEAWIDDYVKKMDPAPKFIVPGSSQASGILHVARTVCRRAERVMMTLDETEPVNPVLVKYINRLSDVLYTFARYLEETQELVN from the coding sequence ATGATTTACACTCGCACAGGCGATAAAGGCACCACCAGCTTGCTGGACGGCACCCGGATACGTAAAAACAGCATCCGGGTAGAAAGCTACGGAACCATCGATGAATTAAACTCCTTGCTTGGCTTTGGCAAGCATTTTGTGCCCGAACAGGAAATTGTGGCAAGAATCCATATCATCCAAAAAGAGCTGTTTGCCGTAGCTTCCGAGCTGGCTGATCCCCAGGGTAAAACCTATGCCTCCCACTTAAGTAATACGGAAATTGAACGCTTCGAAGCCTGGATTGACGACTATGTTAAAAAAATGGACCCGGCACCAAAATTCATTGTTCCAGGCAGCAGTCAGGCTTCCGGCATCCTGCATGTGGCTCGCACCGTATGCCGGAGGGCGGAACGGGTGATGATGACGCTGGATGAAACGGAACCGGTCAATCCGGTCCTGGTGAAATATATCAACCGTCTTTCCGACGTACTCTATACCTTCGCCCGCTATCTGGAGGAAACCCAGGAGTTAGTTAATTAA
- a CDS encoding sodium-dependent transporter: MLREKFSSGLAVFFATLGSAVGLGNIWKFPYLIGQFGGGAFLLVYLLCIVFVGLPIMLGEFYIGRKMRRNAVGAIAALAPNTAWKHIGTMGVGASYFIMFFYSCVAGWVYFYLFKALCGDFSAITMESAKAQFGATIVNPVTPVIWQGIVLAVVATILAMGVSKGIERITKTLMPLLFILVILCDIRALTLPGAFEGVHFLFDVDFSKLSAVAILTAMGLAFFKLSLGMGTMITYGSYFTNDNNLFATSLKVALSDTLISILAGLAVFPTVFSFGLEPGAGPGLLFMTIPLVFSQMPFGGILLIAFFFLAAIAATTAMLSLVEVPIAYMAEERGVSRPKAALLNAVLIFVIGVLATWSVDKDSLLGYMTFMGRGFFDWFDYLSSNVMLPLGGLLIALFIGYRVDRADVERELSNGGSLAVSGLLSFYFFAVRYVTPALLIIIFLNSVGIIKL; this comes from the coding sequence ATGTTAAGAGAAAAGTTCTCATCCGGCTTGGCCGTCTTTTTTGCGACCTTGGGCTCAGCCGTGGGGTTAGGGAATATATGGAAATTCCCTTACCTGATTGGCCAGTTTGGTGGCGGGGCATTTTTACTTGTTTATTTGCTGTGTATTGTGTTTGTCGGATTGCCGATTATGCTGGGTGAATTTTATATCGGACGAAAGATGCGGCGTAATGCGGTGGGCGCCATTGCCGCCCTGGCGCCTAATACCGCCTGGAAGCATATCGGGACGATGGGCGTGGGCGCTTCCTACTTTATTATGTTTTTTTACAGTTGCGTGGCCGGCTGGGTGTATTTCTATTTATTCAAAGCCCTGTGCGGCGATTTTTCGGCAATTACCATGGAAAGTGCCAAAGCGCAGTTTGGCGCAACTATTGTCAATCCGGTCACCCCGGTCATCTGGCAGGGAATTGTACTGGCCGTTGTGGCAACCATCCTGGCCATGGGTGTAAGCAAGGGGATTGAACGGATTACCAAGACTTTGATGCCGCTATTATTTATATTGGTTATACTGTGCGACATACGGGCGCTGACGTTGCCGGGCGCTTTTGAAGGGGTTCATTTCCTGTTTGATGTTGATTTTAGCAAACTTTCGGCTGTTGCTATTCTAACAGCCATGGGTTTGGCCTTTTTCAAGCTGTCCCTGGGCATGGGGACGATGATCACCTACGGCAGCTATTTTACCAACGACAACAACTTGTTCGCCACCAGCCTGAAAGTGGCTTTGTCCGATACCTTGATATCGATTTTAGCCGGGCTGGCCGTTTTTCCTACGGTATTTTCCTTTGGGCTGGAGCCGGGGGCCGGTCCGGGGCTGCTGTTTATGACCATTCCTCTGGTATTTTCACAAATGCCGTTTGGCGGAATTTTGTTGATCGCCTTTTTCTTCCTGGCCGCCATCGCTGCCACTACGGCGATGCTGTCACTTGTGGAAGTACCCATCGCCTATATGGCAGAGGAAAGGGGAGTTTCCCGGCCGAAGGCAGCCCTGCTTAATGCCGTTTTAATTTTTGTTATCGGCGTGCTGGCTACCTGGTCGGTGGACAAGGATAGCCTCTTGGGGTATATGACCTTCATGGGGCGTGGTTTCTTTGACTGGTTTGACTATTTGTCCTCCAATGTCATGCTGCCCTTAGGCGGCCTCTTAATTGCCCTGTTTATCGGCTACCGGGTGGACCGGGCCGATGTGGAGCGGGAATTATCCAATGGCGGAAGCCTGGCGGTAAGCGGTCTGTTGTCCTTTTACTTTTTTGCCGTCCGCTATGTGACCCCGGCCTTGCTGATTATCATCTTTTTAAATTCAGTGGGTATAATAAAACTATAA
- a CDS encoding insulinase family protein, with amino-acid sequence MEWKIGQIYHGFRLQEEQTVADIQSKAKLFCHEKSGARLLVLANGDDNKVFSVTFRTPPADSTGVAHIIEHSVLCGSRKFPLKEPFVELVKGSLNTFLNAMTFPDKTMYPVASRNDKDFRNLMDVYLDAVFYPNIYQCPETLMQEGWHYELESKDSELIYKGVVYNEMKGVFSSPDAVLEHKVMATLFPDTTYGLESGGDPEFIPELTQEQFLNFHRQYYHPSNSYIFLYGDMDILEQLRFMDEDYLSHFDKITVDSDIAAQPAFGRRVEQDYDYPVGPSESTQDKTFFSLNFVVGDAQEPELVLAFDLLNYLLLETPAAPLKQALLEAGIGSDVSGSFDRGLLQPTWGIVISGTNEDQKELFVRTVEAELRRLVAEGIDKKLIEAAINIFEFTYREANFGSRPKGLIYNIKCLESWLYDQSPLIYLEYTNPLAKIKAALTTGYFENLIDTYLLRNKHQALVVLKPRQGLAAEKDQAVREHLAAYKASLSEADLDRLIQQTARLRELQQAPDSPEDLASIPLLAIDDIEKKVEELPVAERTENGVTVLFHPLATNGIIYVNLYFDLTAVPQSHLPYVYLLTEVLGKMDTEKYGYSELSNEINLWTGGFAYRTAAYGENTEADKFSPKLMVKSKALQEKLPQMMDLFHQIIGKSVFSDRKRLQEVIRESKAKWDNNVFRRGQEIVAARVLSYVSPGAHYNEAGLLSFYEFITELDTNFAAKAAEIMAGLEFVAAKVYNKNNLLVGVTATEEQYAAFQPVFKDFCGQLPATALPTQPYQAALEKRNEGIMTAGKVQYVAKGANFRRLGYSYQGSYKVLETILRYDYLWTKVRVQGGAYGGFATLERNGNLVFGSYRDPNLKETLAVYDETADYLNGFAVDDREMTKYIIGTISRLDTPLTVSQKGEQADLLYIRKVSQADRQQERDEILGTRQQDIRQLAGMVEAAMAENYLCVLGGEEKIKANEAIFNRTLQVRP; translated from the coding sequence ATGGAATGGAAAATTGGCCAAATCTATCACGGATTTCGCCTTCAGGAAGAACAAACGGTAGCGGACATCCAATCGAAGGCCAAATTGTTTTGTCATGAAAAGAGTGGGGCCCGGCTGCTGGTATTGGCAAACGGCGATGATAATAAAGTTTTTTCAGTAACCTTTAGAACTCCGCCGGCTGACAGCACAGGAGTAGCCCATATCATTGAACATTCAGTGTTATGCGGTTCGCGGAAATTTCCTTTAAAGGAGCCCTTTGTTGAATTGGTGAAAGGTTCGTTAAACACTTTTTTGAATGCCATGACCTTTCCAGATAAAACCATGTATCCGGTAGCCAGCCGGAATGATAAGGATTTCCGCAATTTGATGGATGTCTATCTGGACGCTGTTTTCTATCCCAATATTTATCAATGCCCGGAAACGCTGATGCAAGAGGGCTGGCATTATGAACTGGAAAGCAAAGACAGCGAGCTCATATACAAAGGTGTTGTCTATAATGAAATGAAAGGTGTCTTTTCTTCGCCTGATGCCGTGCTGGAGCATAAGGTGATGGCGACGCTGTTCCCGGATACCACTTACGGTCTTGAATCGGGCGGTGATCCGGAGTTTATCCCCGAGCTTACTCAGGAGCAGTTTTTAAATTTTCACCGCCAATACTATCATCCGTCCAATTCGTATATCTTTTTGTACGGAGATATGGATATTTTGGAACAGCTCCGGTTTATGGATGAGGATTATTTAAGCCATTTTGACAAGATTACAGTTGACTCGGACATTGCGGCGCAGCCCGCTTTTGGACGCCGGGTGGAGCAGGATTACGATTATCCGGTGGGGCCCAGCGAGAGCACGCAGGATAAAACTTTTTTCAGCCTGAATTTTGTTGTTGGCGATGCACAGGAGCCCGAACTGGTTTTGGCTTTTGATCTGCTGAATTATCTGTTGCTGGAAACACCGGCGGCGCCTTTGAAGCAGGCGCTATTAGAAGCCGGTATCGGCAGCGATGTGTCCGGCAGCTTCGACCGGGGCCTGCTGCAGCCGACCTGGGGTATTGTCATCAGCGGAACCAATGAAGACCAGAAGGAGCTGTTTGTCAGGACGGTTGAGGCGGAACTGCGGCGGCTGGTGGCTGAAGGCATTGACAAAAAGCTTATCGAAGCGGCAATTAATATCTTTGAATTTACTTACCGGGAAGCTAATTTTGGCAGTCGCCCCAAAGGGCTTATTTATAATATCAAGTGCCTGGAAAGCTGGCTGTATGACCAAAGTCCATTGATTTATCTGGAATATACCAACCCATTGGCAAAGATCAAAGCGGCATTAACCACCGGCTATTTTGAGAATCTGATCGATACCTATCTGCTGCGGAATAAGCATCAAGCGCTGGTTGTTCTAAAACCCAGACAAGGGCTGGCGGCGGAAAAGGACCAGGCCGTCCGTGAACATTTGGCCGCCTATAAGGCGTCTCTGTCGGAGGCGGACCTTGACCGGCTGATTCAGCAGACGGCCCGGTTGAGAGAGTTGCAGCAGGCTCCCGATTCGCCGGAGGACTTGGCTAGCATTCCGCTTTTGGCCATTGACGATATTGAGAAGAAGGTTGAAGAACTACCAGTAGCGGAACGAACGGAAAATGGTGTGACTGTTCTGTTCCATCCTTTGGCGACAAACGGGATTATCTATGTCAATTTATATTTTGACCTGACGGCTGTCCCGCAAAGCCATCTGCCGTATGTCTATTTGCTGACTGAGGTTTTGGGGAAAATGGATACCGAAAAGTACGGTTACAGCGAGCTGTCCAATGAAATAAACCTCTGGACCGGCGGTTTTGCCTACCGTACAGCAGCCTATGGGGAAAATACGGAGGCCGATAAATTTTCGCCTAAACTGATGGTGAAGAGTAAAGCCCTGCAGGAAAAGCTGCCGCAGATGATGGATTTATTTCACCAGATTATCGGCAAGAGCGTATTTTCCGATAGAAAACGTCTGCAGGAGGTTATCCGGGAAAGCAAAGCCAAATGGGACAATAATGTGTTCCGCCGGGGGCAGGAGATTGTTGCCGCCCGTGTGCTTTCCTATGTTTCGCCCGGCGCTCACTATAATGAAGCCGGACTCTTGAGCTTCTACGAATTTATCACCGAGCTGGATACCAATTTTGCGGCCAAAGCGGCTGAAATTATGGCCGGACTGGAATTTGTAGCAGCAAAGGTATATAACAAAAACAACCTGCTGGTCGGCGTAACGGCCACCGAGGAGCAGTATGCGGCTTTCCAACCGGTCTTTAAGGATTTCTGCGGCCAACTGCCGGCGACGGCGCTGCCAACTCAGCCATATCAGGCTGCTTTGGAGAAACGGAACGAAGGAATTATGACGGCCGGTAAGGTTCAATATGTGGCCAAGGGCGCCAATTTCCGCCGCCTGGGCTATTCCTACCAGGGAAGCTATAAGGTTTTGGAGACTATTTTACGTTATGACTATCTGTGGACTAAGGTAAGGGTCCAGGGTGGCGCCTATGGCGGTTTTGCCACACTGGAACGGAACGGCAATCTGGTGTTTGGCTCCTATCGCGACCCCAATCTGAAAGAAACGCTGGCAGTCTATGATGAGACGGCCGACTATCTTAACGGGTTTGCCGTAGACGACCGGGAAATGACTAAATACATTATCGGCACCATCAGCCGTCTGGATACTCCCCTGACTGTGTCCCAAAAAGGGGAACAGGCCGATCTGCTGTATATCCGAAAGGTCAGCCAGGCTGACCGCCAGCAGGAGCGGGATGAAATTTTAGGCACCCGGCAGCAGGATATCCGCCAATTAGCCGGAATGGTCGAAGCGGCCATGGCAGAAAACTACCTTTGTGTGCTGGGCGGCGAAGAGAAGATAAAAGCCAACGAGGCTATTTTCAACCGGACCTTGCAGGTGCGTCCGTAG
- the gnd gene encoding decarboxylating NADP(+)-dependent phosphogluconate dehydrogenase produces the protein MPKTHQIGLIGLAVMGQNLVLNMLAKGFSVAVYNRTFSKTEEFIAGLPPVTALAGARSIEEFVELLAKPHKIMLMVKAGQPVDAILNELLPHLAPGDIVIDGGNSFFTDTQRRSRQLADRGIHFIGMGVSGGEEGALHGPSLMPGGERFAYEAIAPIYTRIAAQVADGPCCAYVGPDGAGHYVKMVHNGIEYGDMQLISEAYYILKKALHLSASELHEVFARWNQGVLNSYLIEITGDIFLQQDESTGKPLVEIIQDKAGQKGTGKWTSQSALDLGVPVPTITEAVFARCMSAYKEERVAAAPLLAGPEKPYQGDNQALIDAIHDALYASKICSYAQGFALLKAAGETYGWQLNSGDIALLWRGGCIIRAQFLDRIKEAFTDNPELANLLVAPYFRDELSRLQKNWRLVATTCKELGIPVPAISASLDYYDSYRQAVLPANLLQAQRDYFGAHTYERLDRPGTFHTQWQKSDLK, from the coding sequence ATGCCAAAAACCCATCAAATCGGTCTGATCGGCCTGGCAGTTATGGGCCAGAACCTGGTATTAAACATGCTGGCTAAAGGCTTCTCCGTAGCCGTCTACAACCGGACATTCAGCAAGACAGAAGAGTTTATCGCCGGTCTGCCTCCAGTGACGGCACTGGCCGGAGCCCGTTCGATCGAAGAATTCGTCGAGCTGCTGGCCAAACCGCACAAAATCATGCTCATGGTCAAAGCCGGTCAGCCGGTGGATGCCATACTCAATGAATTGCTGCCCCATCTGGCGCCCGGTGACATCGTAATCGACGGCGGCAACTCCTTTTTCACCGATACGCAGCGCCGCAGCCGGCAGCTGGCCGACCGGGGCATTCACTTTATCGGCATGGGCGTATCGGGCGGCGAGGAAGGAGCTCTCCACGGTCCCAGCCTGATGCCGGGCGGTGAACGGTTCGCCTATGAAGCTATTGCGCCAATTTACACCCGCATCGCTGCCCAGGTGGCCGATGGTCCCTGTTGCGCCTATGTAGGTCCCGATGGCGCCGGTCATTATGTAAAAATGGTCCATAACGGCATTGAATACGGCGACATGCAGCTCATCAGCGAAGCCTACTACATCTTAAAAAAGGCGCTTCATCTGTCCGCCTCTGAACTGCATGAGGTATTCGCCCGCTGGAACCAGGGAGTCCTTAACTCCTATCTGATCGAAATCACCGGCGATATTTTTCTCCAGCAGGACGAAAGCACTGGCAAACCGCTGGTTGAAATCATCCAAGACAAGGCCGGTCAAAAAGGGACCGGCAAGTGGACCTCACAAAGTGCCCTGGATCTGGGTGTGCCGGTGCCGACCATCACGGAAGCCGTTTTTGCCCGCTGCATGTCGGCCTACAAGGAGGAGCGGGTTGCCGCCGCACCTCTGCTGGCAGGTCCGGAAAAACCCTATCAGGGCGACAATCAGGCGTTGATCGACGCCATACATGATGCGCTTTATGCCTCAAAAATCTGTTCCTACGCCCAGGGTTTTGCCCTGTTAAAAGCTGCCGGTGAAACTTACGGCTGGCAGTTGAATAGCGGCGACATCGCTCTGCTGTGGCGAGGCGGCTGCATTATCCGGGCCCAGTTTCTTGACCGCATCAAAGAAGCCTTTACCGATAATCCGGAGCTTGCCAACCTGCTGGTTGCTCCCTATTTCCGGGATGAACTGAGCCGCCTGCAGAAAAACTGGCGGCTGGTCGCAACTACCTGCAAAGAGCTGGGCATTCCCGTGCCGGCTATCAGTGCCTCGCTGGACTATTACGACAGTTACCGCCAGGCTGTACTGCCGGCCAACCTGCTCCAGGCCCAGCGGGATTATTTCGGCGCCCATACCTATGAACGGCTTGACCGTCCGGGAACTTTCCACACCCAATGGCAGAAAAGCGATCTGAAATAA
- the pgl gene encoding 6-phosphogluconolactonase has translation MIRIFDDPTSVAVAAAGLFAEAAAAAMQSKGSFYAALSGGSTPRRLYEELAKQPWRDKIAWEKVFLFWGDERYVAPTDPLSNQKMTREALLNHVPIPPANLFPIPFAASAGESASLYETTLRTFFGAEPRFDLMLLGLGADGHTASLFPGTAALAETNRWVCPCRPQGTGPDRITLTFPVINRSAAILFLVTGRDKAPVIEAVLDKKNNQAALPVQQVQPVQGQITWFLDKMAAGHLSPATGS, from the coding sequence TTGATCCGGATTTTTGACGACCCAACAAGTGTAGCGGTCGCCGCCGCCGGCCTGTTTGCTGAGGCAGCGGCCGCCGCTATGCAAAGCAAAGGCTCTTTCTACGCCGCTTTATCCGGCGGCTCTACGCCGCGGCGGTTATATGAAGAACTGGCCAAACAGCCCTGGCGCGACAAAATCGCCTGGGAGAAGGTATTTCTCTTTTGGGGTGATGAGCGCTATGTGGCGCCCACCGACCCGCTCAGCAATCAGAAAATGACCCGTGAAGCCCTGCTCAATCATGTGCCTATTCCGCCAGCCAATCTCTTTCCCATTCCCTTCGCCGCTTCTGCCGGCGAGTCGGCAAGTCTTTATGAGACCACGCTTCGCACCTTCTTTGGCGCTGAACCACGGTTTGACCTTATGCTGCTTGGCCTGGGAGCGGACGGACACACCGCTTCGCTCTTTCCCGGCACGGCTGCCCTGGCGGAAACCAATCGCTGGGTTTGTCCCTGCCGGCCGCAGGGAACAGGACCGGACAGAATCACGCTTACCTTTCCGGTCATCAATCGGTCTGCCGCCATTTTGTTTCTCGTTACAGGCCGGGACAAAGCGCCGGTCATTGAAGCAGTGCTCGATAAGAAAAATAACCAGGCCGCCTTACCCGTACAGCAAGTGCAGCCTGTGCAAGGCCAAATAACCTGGTTTCTCGACAAAATGGCTGCCGGCCATCTATCACCCGCAACTGGCAGCTAA